TGCATTCGACCGCGCGGTAGCCGATCCCGCGCCGATTCAGCCGGCCTCGCGGCCAAATCTCGACAAGGGCTTCAATCCGCTGACGATGATCCTGTTCTTCGGCATCCTCGCCGCGGGCCTGCTGTTCGTCGCCTACAGCATCTATGCCGACATCAACGCGACTGGCGCGCGGGTGACGAGCTACCTGCCCTACATCCTGCTGTTCGTCGCGCTCCTGATCGCGCTCGGCTTCGAATTCGTCAACGGCTTCCACGACACCGCCAATGCGGTGGCGACCGTGATCTACACGCATTCGCTGCCGGCCGAAGTCGCGGTGATGTGGTCGGGCTTCTTCAACTTCCTCGGCGTGCTCCTGTCCTCCGGCGCGGTCGCCTTCGGCATCGTCTCGCTGCTGCCAGTCGAGCTGATCCTCCAGGTCGGCTCCAGCGCCGGCTTCGCCATGGTGTTCGCGCTTCTGATCGCCGCGATCCTATGGAATCTCGGCACCTGGTTCTTCGGCCTGCCCGCCTCCTCCTCGCACACGCTGATCGGCTCGATCATCGGCGTCGGCGTCGCCAACGCCGTCATGCGCGGCCGCGACGGCACCTCGGGCGTGGACTGGACCAAGGCGACCGAGATCGGCTACGCGCTGCTGCTGTCGCCGCTGTTCGGCTTCATCTGCGCCGCCACGCTGCTGCTGCTGCTCAAGTTCATCGTGCGCAACCCGGCACTCTATGCCGCGCCCGAAGGCAACAAGGCGCCGCCGCTCTGGATCCGCGGCCTGCTGATCGCGACCTGCACCGGCGTCAGCTTCGCGCACGGCTCGAACGACGGCCAGAAGGGCATGGGCCTGATCATGCTGATCCTGATCGGCACCGTGCCGACGGCCTACGCGCTCAACCGCGCGCTGCCGGAATCCCAAGTCGCCCAGTTCCAGAAGACCTCGGAGGCCGCCTCCAAGGTGATCTCGGCGAAAGGCGCCGGCCACAGCATCATCGGCGATCCCCGTCCGGCGGTGACGCAGTACATCACGCTGCGTCACATCAACGAGGGCACCTATCCCTCGCTCGCCGTGCTGGTGAAGGACGTCGGCGATCAGGTTGCCAAATATGGTTCGCTGAACAAGGTTCCGGCGGAAGTCGTCGGCAACACCCGCAACGACATGTACCTGACGTCGGAAGCCATCCGCTTCCTGATGAAAGACAAGGAAAACGATCTCAGCAAGGACGAAGTCGCGGTACTCAACACCTACAAGGGCGCGCTCGACTCCGCCACGAAGTTCATCCCGAACTGGGTGAAGATCGCCGTCGCCATCGCTCTCGGCCTTGGCACCATGATCGGCTGGAAGCGCATCGTCATCACCGTCGGCGAGAAGATCGGCAAGAGCCATCTCACCTACGCGCAAGGCGCCTCGGCCGAGCTCGTGGCCGCCGCCACGATCGGCGCCGCCGACGTGTTCGGTCTGCCGGTCTCGACCACGCACGTGCTGTCGTCCGGCGTCGCCGGCACCATGGCCGCGAACGGTTCGGGCCTGCAATGGTCGACGATCCGCAACCTGCTGATGGCCTGGGTGCTGACGCTGCCCTGCGCGATCATGCTGTCGGCCACGCTCTACGTGATCTTCTCGCGGATCTTCTAAAAGCCGATCAGATCATCCCGCAAAGACAAGGGGCCCGTGCGATGCGCGGGCCCCTTTCGCTTGTGCTCCGAATTCGGCCTTAGGACGCCGCGAGCGATTCCTCGACCAGCTTGACCCAGTAGGACGTGCCGAACACGATCGCCTCGTCGTTGAAATTGTAGGCGGGGTGATGCAGGCCGGCGCTGTCGCCGTTGCCGCAGAAGATGAAGGCGCCGGGTCGCGCCTCCAGCATGTAGGCGAAATCCTCGCCGCCCATCAGCGGCGGCATCTCATGCACGTTGGCCTCGCCCGCGACCTGCTTCGCAATGCGCCGCGCTACCTCGGTCTCGGCGGCGTGGTTGTTCACGACGGGATAGTTGCGCTTGTAGTGCAGGTCGATCTTGGCACCGGTGATCTGTGCGACGCCCGCGACCACCTCGCGTACGCGCTTCTCGATCAGCTTGCGCACCTCCGGCGACAGCGTGCGGATGGTGCCCCTCAGCGTCGCGGTCTGCGGAATGACGTTGCGGGCGTTGCCGGCGTGGAATTCGCAAATCGAGATCACCGCCGATTCCAGGGGATCGACGCTGCGCGCGACGATCGATTGCAAGGCGGTGATCACCTGCGCGCCGACCAATACGGAATCGATGCATTTGTGCGGACGCGCGGCGTGGCCGCCGAGGCCCTCGATCATGATGTCGACCTCGTCGGTCGCCGCCATGATCGGACCTGGCCGGATCGCGAACGAGCCGATTGGGATGCCCGGGCCGTTATGCATACCGTAGACCTGTTCGATGCCGAAGCGCTCCATCAGGCCGTCCTTGACCATGGCCGCGCCGCCGGCGCCGCCCTCCTCGGCCGGCTGGAAGATCACCACGGCATCGCCGGCGAAGTTGCGGGTCTCGGCGAGATAGCGCGCCGCCCCGAGCAGCATCGCTGTGTGGCCGTCATGGCCGCAGGCGTGCATCTTGCCGGGATTCTTGGAGGCGTAAGGCAGGTTGGTCTGCTCCTCGACCGGCAGCGCGTCCATGTCGGCACGCAGGCCGATCGTCTTCAGCCCCTCGCCGCCCGGCTTGCTGCCCTTGATCACACCGACCACGCCAGTCTGGCCGAGCCCGGTCACGACCTCGTCGCAGCCGAACTCGCGCAGGCGGTCCGCAACGAATGCTGCGGTGCGGTGAACATCGTACAGCAACTCCGGATGCTGATGGATGTCCCGGCGCCAGGCCTGAATATCGGGTTGGAGGTCGGCGACGCGGTTCACGATGGGCATGGAGGGTCTCGAGCTTTGTTGGAAGTGCAAGACTGTCTATCATGCAAGCGGCGGTCCACCTAACTCCCGCAGATCGAGGGTAGCCCTGTCCTCTCGTCATGGCCGGGCTTGTCCCGGTCGTCTTCGTCTGCCTATTAGGACGGAACGTTAAGTGACCATCCGGGTGGAAGCAGAATGCCGAGGCGGCTCGAAGGTGAGTTTGACTACATTGTCGTCGGGGCCGGCACGGCGGGCTGCATCCTCGCCAACCGGCTCTCGGCCGATCCAAAGAACAGGGTCCTCATTCTCGAAGCCGGCGGCGACGACAATTGGATCTGGTTCCACATCCCGGTCGGTTATCTCTTCGCGATCGGGAATCCGCGCTCGGACTGGATGTTCAAGACCGAGGCCGAGCCCGGGTTGAACGGCCGCGCACTCGCCTATCCCCGCGGCAAGGTGATCGGCGGCTGCTCGGCCATCAACGCCATGATCTCGATGCGCGGACAAGCCGCCGATTACGACCACTGGCGCCAGCTCGGCATGACCGGCTGGGGCTATGACGATGTGCTGCCGCTGTTCAAACGGCTGGAAGACCACTTCCTTGGGGCAAGCGAACATCACGGCGCCGGGGGCGGCTGGCGCATCGAGGCGCCGCGGCTGTCGTGGGACGTTCTCGACGCCGTCGGCGACGCCGCCGAGGAGATGGGCATCAAGCGCATCCCAGATTTCAACACCGGCGACAACGAAGGCACCAGCTATTTCCACGTCAACCAGAAGCGTGGCCGGCGCTGGTCGTCGGCGCGCGGCTTTCTCAAGCCC
This genomic stretch from Bradyrhizobium sp. CCGB12 harbors:
- a CDS encoding inorganic phosphate transporter gives rise to the protein MTDVAFDRAVADPAPIQPASRPNLDKGFNPLTMILFFGILAAGLLFVAYSIYADINATGARVTSYLPYILLFVALLIALGFEFVNGFHDTANAVATVIYTHSLPAEVAVMWSGFFNFLGVLLSSGAVAFGIVSLLPVELILQVGSSAGFAMVFALLIAAILWNLGTWFFGLPASSSHTLIGSIIGVGVANAVMRGRDGTSGVDWTKATEIGYALLLSPLFGFICAATLLLLLKFIVRNPALYAAPEGNKAPPLWIRGLLIATCTGVSFAHGSNDGQKGMGLIMLILIGTVPTAYALNRALPESQVAQFQKTSEAASKVISAKGAGHSIIGDPRPAVTQYITLRHINEGTYPSLAVLVKDVGDQVAKYGSLNKVPAEVVGNTRNDMYLTSEAIRFLMKDKENDLSKDEVAVLNTYKGALDSATKFIPNWVKIAVAIALGLGTMIGWKRIVITVGEKIGKSHLTYAQGASAELVAAATIGAADVFGLPVSTTHVLSSGVAGTMAANGSGLQWSTIRNLLMAWVLTLPCAIMLSATLYVIFSRIF
- a CDS encoding M20 aminoacylase family protein — its product is MPIVNRVADLQPDIQAWRRDIHQHPELLYDVHRTAAFVADRLREFGCDEVVTGLGQTGVVGVIKGSKPGGEGLKTIGLRADMDALPVEEQTNLPYASKNPGKMHACGHDGHTAMLLGAARYLAETRNFAGDAVVIFQPAEEGGAGGAAMVKDGLMERFGIEQVYGMHNGPGIPIGSFAIRPGPIMAATDEVDIMIEGLGGHAARPHKCIDSVLVGAQVITALQSIVARSVDPLESAVISICEFHAGNARNVIPQTATLRGTIRTLSPEVRKLIEKRVREVVAGVAQITGAKIDLHYKRNYPVVNNHAAETEVARRIAKQVAGEANVHEMPPLMGGEDFAYMLEARPGAFIFCGNGDSAGLHHPAYNFNDEAIVFGTSYWVKLVEESLAAS